Proteins encoded within one genomic window of Streptomyces profundus:
- the opcA gene encoding glucose-6-phosphate dehydrogenase assembly protein OpcA — MNIDLTDTTSSQINSALIRARRTTGSPAVGMVLTMVIVTDEGNHYDALKAANEASKEHPSRTLVVIGRPGRSRRERASARLDAEVRVGGDTGIGETVLLRLHGELAAHAHSAVLPLLLPDAPVVVWWPEDAPAHPSDDPLGALAQRRITDAATSEDPAAELARRAAVYSPGDTDLAWTRITPWRSVLAAALDQKHAPISAAEVEGEDHSPSTELLADWLGVRLGVPVSRVVSPGPGITAVRLTVEDGTIRLERPDSSLATLAVPGQPDRHVALNRRPTSELIAEELRRLDPDEAYAQAVRFHGAAGRVAGGNGHGGPAARPAAAVRPKAAVGKPQERVGKAAGSDS; from the coding sequence ATGAACATCGATCTCACGGACACCACGTCGAGCCAGATCAACTCCGCCCTGATCAGGGCTCGTCGGACGACGGGCTCGCCGGCCGTCGGCATGGTGCTGACCATGGTCATCGTCACCGACGAGGGCAACCACTACGACGCGCTCAAGGCGGCCAACGAGGCGTCCAAGGAGCACCCCTCCCGAACCCTGGTGGTCATCGGCCGGCCAGGACGCTCGCGGCGCGAGCGGGCCTCGGCCCGCCTCGACGCCGAGGTGCGGGTCGGTGGCGACACCGGCATCGGCGAGACGGTGCTGCTGCGCCTGCACGGCGAGTTGGCCGCGCACGCGCACAGCGCGGTGCTGCCGCTGCTGCTCCCGGACGCGCCGGTGGTGGTGTGGTGGCCCGAGGACGCGCCCGCGCACCCCTCGGACGACCCGCTGGGCGCGCTGGCGCAGCGGCGCATCACGGACGCGGCGACCAGCGAGGACCCGGCGGCCGAGCTGGCGCGCCGGGCGGCGGTCTACTCCCCCGGCGACACGGACCTGGCCTGGACCAGGATCACCCCGTGGCGCAGCGTGCTGGCCGCCGCGCTGGACCAGAAGCACGCCCCGATCTCCGCCGCCGAGGTGGAGGGCGAGGATCACAGCCCGAGCACCGAGCTGCTGGCCGACTGGCTCGGCGTGCGTCTTGGCGTGCCGGTCTCCCGGGTGGTCTCGCCTGGCCCCGGCATCACCGCGGTACGGCTGACCGTCGAGGACGGGACGATCCGGCTGGAGCGTCCGGACAGCTCGCTGGCCACCCTCGCGGTGCCGGGACAGCCGGACCGGCATGTGGCGCTCAACCGACGCCCCACCTCGGAGCTGATCGCCGAGGAGCTGCGCCGGCTCGACCCGGACGAGGCGTACGCCCAGGCCGTCCGGTTCCACGGGGCCGCCGGCCGCGTCGCCGGCGGCAACGGGCACGGCGGCCCGGCGGCGAGGCCCGCCGCCGCGGTCAGGCCGAAGGCCGCCGTCGGCAAGCCCCAGGAGCGGGTCGGCAAGGCCGCGGGGTCGGACTCGTGA
- a CDS encoding RNA polymerase-binding protein RbpA, which translates to MAGGNAIRGSRVGAGPMGEAERGETAPRLRVSFWCANGHETQPSFASDAQIPETWDCPRCGFPAGTERDDPPDPPRTEPYKTHLAYVRERRSDADGEAILAEALAKLRGEI; encoded by the coding sequence GTGGCAGGTGGCAACGCGATCCGAGGCAGCCGGGTCGGGGCGGGGCCCATGGGTGAGGCCGAGCGCGGGGAGACCGCGCCCCGGCTGAGGGTCTCCTTCTGGTGCGCGAACGGGCACGAGACGCAGCCCAGCTTCGCCAGCGACGCACAGATCCCGGAGACCTGGGACTGTCCGCGTTGCGGGTTCCCCGCAGGCACCGAGCGCGACGATCCGCCGGACCCACCGCGTACCGAGCCCTACAAGACCCATCTCGCCTATGTGCGGGAGCGGCGCAGCGACGCCGACGGTGAGGCGATTCTCGCCGAGGCGCTCGCCAAACTACGCGGTGAGATCTGA
- the zwf gene encoding glucose-6-phosphate dehydrogenase, producing the protein MGNHTNPLRDAQDRRLPRIAGPSGLVIFGVTGDLSRKKLMPAVYDLSNRGLLPPGFSLVGFARRDWADEDFTRVVHDSVKQYARTPFREEVWRQLAEGMRFVQGTFDDDEAFVRLRGTIDQLDKERGTGGNFAFYLSVPPKFFPTVVRQLKKHGLSEGSGDSWRRAVIEKPFGHDLASAQELNRVVHDVFPAHEVFRIDHYLGKETVQNILALRFANTMFEPLWNRSYVDHVQITMAEDIGIGGRAGYYDGIGSARDVIQNHLLQLLALTAMEEPASFDADTLVTEKLKVLNAVKLPADLGRHTVRGQYAAGWQGGEKVAGYLEEEGIDPASATDTYAAIKLEVDNRRWAGVPFYLRTGKRLGRRVTEIAVVFQRAPYSPFNTTDTQELGRNALVIRVQPDEGITVRFGSKVPGTQMEIRDVTMDFAYGESFTESSPEAYERLLLDLLLGDANLFPRHQEVERSWEILDPIEEFWARHGKPEPYTAGTWGPKAADDMLARDGRSWRRP; encoded by the coding sequence ATCGGGAACCACACAAACCCGCTACGCGACGCGCAGGACCGCCGACTGCCCCGCATCGCGGGGCCTTCGGGCCTGGTCATCTTCGGGGTCACCGGCGACCTCTCCCGCAAGAAGCTGATGCCGGCCGTGTACGACCTGTCCAACCGCGGTCTGCTGCCGCCGGGGTTCTCCCTGGTCGGCTTCGCCCGGAGGGACTGGGCGGACGAGGACTTCACCCGGGTGGTGCACGACTCGGTCAAGCAGTACGCGCGCACCCCGTTCCGTGAGGAGGTCTGGCGGCAGCTGGCCGAGGGCATGCGCTTCGTCCAGGGCACCTTCGACGACGACGAGGCGTTCGTCCGGCTGCGCGGCACCATCGACCAGCTGGACAAGGAGCGCGGCACGGGGGGCAACTTCGCGTTCTACCTCTCGGTGCCGCCGAAGTTCTTCCCCACGGTGGTGCGGCAGCTGAAGAAGCACGGCCTCTCCGAGGGGTCGGGCGACAGCTGGCGGCGGGCCGTGATCGAGAAGCCGTTCGGGCACGACCTGGCCTCGGCGCAGGAGCTGAACCGGGTGGTGCACGACGTCTTCCCGGCGCACGAGGTGTTCCGGATCGACCACTACCTCGGGAAGGAGACGGTTCAGAACATCCTGGCGCTGCGGTTCGCCAACACCATGTTCGAGCCGCTCTGGAACCGCTCCTATGTGGACCATGTCCAGATCACCATGGCCGAGGACATCGGCATCGGGGGTCGGGCCGGCTACTACGACGGCATCGGCTCCGCCCGGGACGTGATCCAGAACCACCTGCTCCAGCTCCTGGCGCTGACGGCGATGGAGGAGCCCGCGTCGTTCGACGCGGACACCCTGGTGACCGAGAAGCTCAAGGTGTTGAACGCCGTGAAACTGCCGGCCGATCTGGGCCGGCACACGGTGCGCGGGCAGTACGCGGCCGGCTGGCAGGGCGGCGAGAAGGTCGCCGGCTATCTGGAGGAGGAGGGCATCGACCCCGCCTCCGCCACGGACACCTACGCGGCCATAAAGCTGGAGGTGGACAACCGCCGCTGGGCCGGCGTCCCGTTCTACCTGCGCACCGGCAAGCGGCTCGGCCGCCGGGTCACGGAGATCGCCGTGGTCTTCCAACGCGCCCCCTACTCCCCCTTCAACACCACCGACACCCAGGAGTTGGGGCGCAACGCCCTGGTGATCCGGGTGCAGCCGGACGAGGGGATCACGGTGCGCTTCGGCTCCAAGGTGCCGGGCACCCAGATGGAGATCAGGGACGTCACCATGGACTTCGCCTATGGCGAGTCCTTCACCGAGTCCAGCCCGGAAGCATATGAACGGCTGCTGCTCGACCTGCTGCTGGGCGACGCGAACCTCTTCCCCCGGCACCAGGAGGTCGAGCGGTCCTGGGAGATCCTCGATCCGATCGAGGAGTTCTGGGCCCGCCACGGCAAGCCCGAGCCCTACACCGCCGGCACCTGGGGTCCCAAGGCGGCGGACGACATGCTGGCGCGCGACGGACGGAGCTGGCGGCGGCCATGA
- the secG gene encoding preprotein translocase subunit SecG, translating to METAFQIALIVFSFLLALLVLMHKGKGGGLSDMFGGGMQSSVGGSSVAERNLDRITVVVALAWVAIVVVLGLLMKS from the coding sequence GTGGAAACGGCGTTCCAGATCGCGCTGATCGTCTTCAGCTTCCTGCTGGCACTTCTCGTGCTGATGCACAAGGGCAAGGGCGGCGGCCTCTCCGACATGTTCGGTGGGGGTATGCAGTCCTCGGTCGGCGGGTCGTCGGTCGCCGAGCGGAACCTGGACCGGATCACGGTGGTGGTCGCCCTCGCGTGGGTCGCGATCGTCGTGGTGCTCGGTCTGCTGATGAAGTCATAA
- the pgl gene encoding 6-phosphogluconolactonase: MTVPRLLVHRDQQLMAQAAAARLITTIQDAQAARGSASVVLTGGRNGNGLLAALAAAPAREAVDFSRLDLWWGDERFLPAGHQDRNHTQAAQALLDAVPLEPGRVHVMPASDGPFGDDPEAAAKGYAAELDAATDPFDVLLLGVGPDGHVASLFPGLPAVGERDRTVVAVREAPKPPPTRLSLTLPAINAARRVWLLAAGADKAEAAARVMRGADQALTPAAGVRGTGETLLLVDQAAATELPEAATAG; the protein is encoded by the coding sequence GTGACGGTGCCGAGGCTGCTGGTCCACCGGGACCAGCAGCTGATGGCCCAGGCCGCGGCGGCCCGCCTGATCACCACGATCCAGGACGCCCAGGCCGCCCGTGGTTCGGCGTCCGTGGTGCTGACCGGCGGGCGGAACGGCAACGGCCTGCTGGCCGCGCTGGCCGCCGCCCCGGCCAGGGAGGCCGTCGACTTCTCCCGCCTCGACCTCTGGTGGGGCGACGAGCGGTTCCTGCCGGCGGGCCACCAGGACCGCAACCACACCCAGGCCGCCCAGGCGCTGCTGGACGCGGTCCCGCTCGAACCGGGCCGGGTCCATGTGATGCCCGCGTCGGACGGGCCCTTCGGCGACGATCCGGAGGCGGCGGCGAAGGGCTATGCCGCCGAACTGGACGCCGCCACCGACCCGTTCGACGTCCTGCTGCTGGGCGTCGGCCCGGACGGCCATGTGGCCTCGCTCTTCCCCGGGCTGCCGGCCGTCGGCGAGCGGGACAGGACGGTCGTCGCCGTGCGCGAGGCCCCCAAGCCGCCGCCCACCCGGCTGAGCCTCACCCTGCCCGCGATCAACGCCGCCCGCCGGGTCTGGCTGCTGGCGGCCGGCGCGGACAAGGCCGAGGCCGCAGCGCGGGTCATGCGCGGCGCCGACCAGGCCCTGACGCCGGCGGCCGGCGTCAGGGGCACGGGGGAGACGCTGCTGCTGGTCGACCAGGCGGCGGCCACCGAGCTGCCCGAGGCGGCCACGGCCGGCTGA
- the pgi gene encoding glucose-6-phosphate isomerase translates to MTTGGRGRLDQLPEWSALVKHRAELGEVGLRKLFDEDPGRAERYGLTVGGLYLDYSKQLVTDETLRLLQALARTTEVARLRDAMFRGERINVTEDRAVLHTALRAPADAVVEVEDGENRENVVPAVHAVLDRLSEFAELVRSGEWRGHTGERIGTVVNIGIGGSDLGPAMAYEALRPYSLREIDFRFVSNVDGADLHEALRDLDPATTLFIVASKTFTTIETITNATSARQWLLDGLGGDPAAVARHFVAVSTNAEKVAAFGIDTANMFEFWDWVGGRYSFDSAIGLSLVIAIGPERFREMLGGFRLMDEHFRTAPPEENAPLLLGLLGVWYGAFFDAQAHAVLPYSHYLGQFTAYLQQLDMESNGKRVDRRGRPVTWETGPVVWGTPGTNGQHAYYQLLHQGTKLIPADLIGFARPVAELPPALAAQHDPLMANLFAQGQALAFGKTPDEVRAEGVAEELVPHRTFPGNRPTTTILADELSPAVLGQLIALYEHKVFVQGAVWDIDSFDQWGVELGKVLAKKVEPALTEGAEVPGLDASTAGLVARYRALRGR, encoded by the coding sequence ATGACTACAGGTGGCCGGGGCCGTCTTGACCAACTGCCCGAGTGGAGCGCGCTGGTGAAGCACCGCGCCGAGCTGGGCGAGGTGGGCCTGCGGAAGCTGTTTGACGAGGACCCGGGGCGGGCCGAGCGGTATGGCCTGACGGTGGGCGGCCTCTATCTGGACTACTCCAAGCAGCTGGTGACCGACGAGACACTCCGCCTGCTCCAGGCGCTGGCGCGGACCACCGAGGTGGCCCGGCTGCGGGACGCGATGTTCCGAGGCGAGCGGATCAACGTCACCGAGGACCGCGCGGTCCTGCACACGGCGCTGCGCGCGCCGGCCGACGCCGTGGTCGAGGTTGAGGATGGAGAGAACCGCGAGAATGTCGTGCCGGCCGTGCACGCCGTGCTGGACCGGCTCTCGGAGTTCGCCGAGCTGGTGCGCTCGGGGGAGTGGCGCGGTCACACCGGGGAGCGGATCGGCACCGTCGTCAACATCGGTATCGGCGGTTCCGACCTGGGTCCGGCGATGGCCTACGAGGCGCTCCGCCCCTACAGCCTGCGGGAGATCGACTTCCGCTTCGTCTCCAACGTGGACGGCGCCGACCTGCACGAGGCGCTGCGCGATCTGGACCCGGCGACCACGCTCTTCATCGTCGCCTCCAAGACGTTCACCACCATCGAGACCATCACCAACGCCACCTCGGCCCGGCAGTGGCTGCTCGACGGCCTCGGTGGCGACCCCGCGGCCGTCGCCCGGCACTTCGTCGCCGTCTCGACCAACGCCGAGAAGGTCGCCGCCTTCGGCATCGACACGGCCAACATGTTCGAGTTCTGGGACTGGGTCGGCGGACGTTACTCCTTCGACTCGGCGATCGGGCTCTCCCTGGTGATCGCCATCGGCCCGGAGCGTTTCCGGGAGATGCTGGGCGGCTTCCGGCTGATGGACGAGCACTTCCGCACCGCGCCGCCGGAGGAGAACGCGCCGCTGCTGCTCGGCCTCCTGGGCGTCTGGTACGGCGCCTTCTTCGACGCCCAGGCGCACGCGGTGCTGCCCTACAGCCACTACCTCGGGCAGTTCACCGCCTACCTCCAGCAGTTGGACATGGAGTCCAACGGCAAGCGGGTGGACCGGCGGGGCCGGCCCGTCACCTGGGAGACCGGGCCCGTGGTGTGGGGCACGCCGGGCACCAACGGGCAGCACGCCTACTACCAGCTGCTCCACCAGGGCACCAAGCTGATCCCGGCCGATCTGATCGGCTTCGCCCGCCCGGTGGCCGAACTGCCGCCGGCGCTCGCGGCGCAGCACGACCCGCTGATGGCCAACCTCTTCGCCCAGGGCCAGGCCCTGGCGTTCGGCAAGACCCCGGACGAGGTGCGCGCCGAGGGGGTGGCCGAGGAGCTGGTGCCCCACCGCACCTTCCCTGGGAACCGCCCGACCACCACGATCCTGGCCGATGAGCTGTCCCCCGCCGTGCTGGGGCAGCTGATCGCGCTCTACGAGCACAAGGTGTTCGTCCAGGGCGCGGTGTGGGACATCGACTCCTTCGACCAGTGGGGCGTGGAGCTGGGCAAGGTGCTCGCCAAGAAGGTCGAGCCGGCCCTGACGGAGGGCGCCGAGGTGCCGGGGCTCGACGCCTCGACCGCCGGCCTCGTCGCCCGCTACCGCGCGCTGCGCGGCAGGTGA
- the tal gene encoding transaldolase: MTDALKRLSEEGVAIWLDDLSRRRISSGDLAELLDAQHVVGVTTNPTIFQKAISHGDGYEEQLADLAARKVTVEEAVRMITTADVRDAADVLRPVHESTDGLDGRVSIEVDPRLAHDTRATIAEAKQLAWLVDRPNTFIKIPATRAGLPAITETIGRGISVNVTLIFSLDRYREVMDAYQTGLEQAKARGLDLGSIYSVASFFVSRVDTEIDKRLSAIGTPDAEALSGKAALANARLAYQAYEEVVAADRWQALERAGANAQRPLWASTGVKDPNLPDTLYVTELVAPGTVNTMPEPTLKAAEDHGEIAGETVRGTYEQARADLDALAKVGVDYDDVVRVLEDEGVEKFETAWVALLESTQAELERLARGEG; the protein is encoded by the coding sequence ATGACTGACGCACTCAAGCGCCTCTCCGAGGAGGGTGTCGCGATCTGGCTGGACGATCTGTCACGCAGGCGGATCTCGTCCGGCGACCTCGCCGAGCTGCTGGACGCCCAGCACGTGGTGGGTGTGACGACCAACCCGACCATCTTCCAGAAGGCGATCTCACACGGCGACGGCTACGAGGAGCAGTTGGCCGACCTCGCGGCCCGCAAGGTGACGGTCGAGGAGGCGGTGCGCATGATCACCACCGCCGATGTCCGGGACGCCGCCGATGTGCTGCGCCCGGTGCACGAGTCGACCGACGGGCTCGACGGCCGGGTCTCCATCGAGGTGGACCCGAGGCTGGCCCACGACACCCGGGCGACCATCGCCGAGGCCAAGCAGCTGGCCTGGCTGGTGGACCGCCCCAACACGTTCATCAAGATCCCGGCCACCAGGGCCGGGCTGCCCGCGATCACGGAGACCATCGGGCGCGGCATCAGCGTCAATGTGACGTTGATCTTCTCGCTGGACCGCTACCGCGAGGTGATGGACGCCTACCAGACGGGTCTTGAGCAGGCGAAGGCCCGCGGCCTCGACCTGGGCTCGATCTACTCGGTGGCGTCGTTCTTCGTCTCCCGGGTCGACACCGAGATCGACAAGCGGCTGTCGGCGATCGGCACCCCGGACGCCGAGGCGCTGAGCGGCAAGGCCGCCCTGGCCAACGCCCGGCTGGCGTACCAGGCGTACGAGGAGGTCGTCGCCGCCGACCGCTGGCAGGCGCTGGAGCGCGCCGGCGCCAACGCGCAGCGCCCGCTGTGGGCCTCCACCGGGGTGAAGGACCCGAACCTCCCCGACACCCTCTACGTCACGGAGCTGGTGGCGCCCGGCACGGTCAACACCATGCCGGAGCCGACGCTCAAGGCGGCCGAGGACCACGGGGAGATCGCCGGGGAAACCGTCCGCGGCACCTACGAGCAGGCGCGCGCCGATCTGGACGCGCTGGCCAAGGTCGGCGTGGACTACGACGACGTGGTGCGGGTGCTTGAGGACGAGGGTGTGGAGAAGTTCGAGACCGCCTGGGTCGCGCTGCTCGAATCCACCCAGGCGGAGCTGGAACGCCTGGCCCGCGGGGAGGGTTGA